A genomic region of Colletotrichum destructivum chromosome 5, complete sequence contains the following coding sequences:
- a CDS encoding Putative choice-of-anchor B domain-containing protein: MKATTLATLAVSALLSGVSAKEIAPSELVSEIYDSGVIHKDIMARKKASWDRQIESGEMDSTAYRSRLAEEGPVACVDGVAAVVPGDPNNTFKCNKVDFYDFKSHADLGSRAGQGSSSWGWTSPDGREFAIIAQADGAAFAEITADGKLVYLGRLPQYSTQSIWRELRGYKNYVVIGSEASRHGVQIFDLTKLLDIDPASPVTFSNQRDLTGWWNGLPAGSTHNIVVNEEKQYAVAVGAQPRSSACRSGLIFIDLSDPSKPTSPGCAAGDGYVHDAQCLVYRGPDEKYFGRDICYGYNEDTLTIYDVTNKNETNIISRTSYEGASYTHQGWVTNTEWQEFLVLDDEYDEVDATGPAASGYPITYFWDIRSLENPKQTGFYRSEAYGIDHNQFVIDGLAFQSNYGSGLRILDVSSLPEDPTGSKVSEVGFFDIYPENDNEPRGGSIDFVGTWSHYPYFKSGHILVNTIERGAFVVKRAA; encoded by the exons ATGAAGGCCACCACCTTGGCAACCCTGGCCGTGTCGGCGCTGCTCTCCGGCGTCTCGGCCAAGGAGATCGCCCCTAGTGAGCTCGTCTCCGAGATCTACGACAGCGGCGTCATCCACAAGGACATCATGGCCCGTAAGAAG GCATCATGGGACCGCCAGATCGAGAGCGGAGAGATGGATTCCACCGCCTACCGGagccgcctcgccgaggagggccCCGTCGCCtgcgtcgacggcgtcgccgccgtcgtccccgGCGACCCCAACAACACCTTCAAGTGCAACAAGGTCGACTTCTACGACTTCAAGAGCCACGCCGACCTCGGGTCCCGCGCCGGCCAAGGGTCCTCGTCCTGGGGCTGGACGAGCCCCGACGGCCGCGAgttcgccatcatcgcccaggccgacggcgccgccttcgccgagatcaccgccgacggcaagctcgtctACCTCGGCCGCCTGCCCCAGTACTCGACCCAGTCCATCTGGCGCGAGCTGCGCGGGTACAAGAACtacgtcgtcatcggcagcgAGGCCTCTCGTCACGGCGTCCAGATCTTTGACCTGACCAAG CTGCTGGACATCGACCCCGCGAGTCCCGTCACCTTCAGCAACCAGCGCGACCTGACGGGCTGGTGGAATGGCCTTCCCGCCGGGTCGACGCACaacatcgtcgtcaacgaggagaagcagtacgccgtcgccgtcggcgcccagccGCGCTCCAGCGCCTGCCGCTCCGGcctcatcttcatcgacCTGAGCGACCCGTCCAAGCCGACGTCGCCCGGgtgcgccgccggcgacggctaCGTCCACGACGCCCAGTGCCTCGTCTACCGCGGGCCCGACGAGAAGTACTTTGGCCGCGACATCTGCTACGGCTACAACGAGGATACCCTGACCATCTACGATGTCACCAACAAGAACGAGACCAACATCATCTCCCGCACCTCGTACGAGGGTGCCAGCT ACACCCACCAGGGTTGGGTTACCAACACCGAGTGGCAGGAGTTCCtcgtgctcgacgacgaatACGATGAGGTCGACGCCACCGGCCCCGCGGCGTCCGGCTACCCCATCACCTACTTCTGGGACATTAGGAGTCTCGAGAACCCCAAGCAGACCGG CTTCTACCGCAGCGAGGCCTACGGCATCGACCACAACCAGttcgtcatcgacggcctcgccttcCAGAGCAACTACGGCTCCGGCCTCCGCATCCTCGACGTCTCCTCCCTGCCCGAGGACCCCACCGGCAGCAAGGTCTCCGAggtcggcttcttcgacatctACCCGGAGAACGACAACGAGCCCAGGGGCGGATCCATCGACTTCGTCGGCACCTGGAGCCACTACCCTTACTTCAAGAGCGGCCACATCCTCGTCAACACCATTGAGCGCGGCGCCTTTGTCGTGAAGCGCGCCGCTTGA
- a CDS encoding Putative multicopper oxidase, second cupredoxin domain, multicopper oxidase, copper-binding protein, whose product MVVIKGMQGVLGWLFSIQAALSQDKTNGKSPLGTLNAAKLPLFMRNNPLPNGFPWGGLTADGTNYYKQWPNTGVTRNYDFTISRGTIAPDGYERKVLLVNGAYPGPTIEANWGDWIEVKVTNNITDGPEGTSLHWHGFRQQNTQWEDGVPAISQCPIAPGKTYTYRFQATLYGTTWYHSHYSSQYAGGLLGPMVIYGPSKTQQEIDLGPVILSDWYHKQYFDLIEDILQVGGSGLVFSDNNLINGKGNFNCSTVAAGDNTKCTNNAGISKFKFQTGKTHRLRLINSGAEGTQRFSIDGHTLTVIANDFVPVEPYDTKVVTLGIGQRTDILVKANAGNNNPRGAYWMRSNITSCSLANQPLGLAAVYYDQADQTKAPTSTAWNVPDPGTCVNDDLAITKPVMKLKPAAPAVTKTMEIKLFRNASGIIQWSLDGEDFRGNFNKPTLLQANKGNLTFDADWNVENFASNGSIRVVVSNNSPAAHPMHLHGFNMYILHEGDGLTWDGTITNPGNPQRRDVQLVRANGHMVMQFDSNENPGVWPFHCHIAWHASAGLFSQLLVQPDKVRQLQIPQKVADTCRDWQLWTQGNVPDVIDSGE is encoded by the exons ATGGTAGTCATCAAAGGCATGCAAGGCGTCCTTGGCTGGCTGTTCTCCATCCAAGCGGCCCTGAGTCAGGACAAGACCAACGG GAAGTCGCCCCTTGGTACTTTGAATGCCGCCAAGCTGCCGCTCTTTATGAGAAACAACCCGCTGCCCAACGGGTTCCCCTGGGGTGGACTGACTGCGGACGGCACCAACTACTACAAACAGTGGCCCAATACCGGGGTCACCCGCAACTACGACTTCACCATCAGTCGTGGTACCATTGCCCCCGACGGCTACGAGAGAAAGGTTCTCCTGGTGAACGGGGCGTACCCGGGACCGACCATCGAGGCCAACTGGGGAGACTGGATCGAGGTGAAGGTcaccaacaacatcaccgacgGCCCTGAGGGGACCTCGTTGCACTGGCACGGCTTCAGGCAGCAGAACACGCAGTGGGAAGATGGAGTCCCGGCCATCTCCCAGTGTCCCATCGCTCCCGGCAAGACCTACACCTACAGGTTCCAGGCGACGCTGTACGGCACCACGTGGTACCACTCTCACTATTCGTCTCAGTATGCCGGTGGCTTGCTTGGACCGATGGTTATCTATGGCCCTTCCAAGACCCAGCAAGAGATTGATCTTGGGCCCGTCATTCTTTCTG ATTGGTACCACAAGCAGTACTTTGATTTGATCGAGGATATCCTCCAGGTCGGCGGAAGCGGCCTTGTATTCTCCGACAACAACCTCATCAACGGCAAGGGCAACTTCAACTGCTCCACGGTTGCTGCTGGAGACAACACAAAGTGCACCAATAATGCCGGCATCTCCAAGTTCAAGTTCCAGACCGGCAAGAcccaccgcctccgcctgATCAActccggcgccgagggcaccCAGCGCTTCTCCATCGACGGACACACCCTGACCGTCATTGCGAACGACTTCGTCCCGGTGGAGCCCTACGACACCAAGGTCGTCACCCTGGGAATCGGCCAGAGAaccgacatcctcgtcaaggccaaCGCCGGGAACAACAACCCCAGGGGCGCCTACTGGATGCGCAGCAACATCACCAGCTGCAGTCTGGCCAACCAGCCTCTCGGACTCGCCGCCGTCTACTACGACCAGGCCGACCAGACCAAGGCTCCCACCAGCACCGCGTGGAACGTCCCCGACCCCGGCACCTGCGtcaacgacgacctcgccatcaccaagCCCGTCATGAAGCTCAAGCCGGCCGCCCCCGCCGTGACCAAGACCATGGAGATCAAGCTCTTCCGCAACGCCTCCGGCATCATCCAGTGGtcgctcgacggcgaggactTCCGCGGCAACTTCAACAAGCCGACACTTCTTCAGGCGAACAAGGGCAACCTGACCTTTGACGCCGACTGGAACGTCGAAAACTTTGCCAGCAACGGCAGCATCCGCGTGGTggtcagcaacaacagcccCGCAGC GCACCCGATGCATCTGCACGGCTTCAACATGTACATCCTCcacgagggcgacggcctcACCTGGGATGGAACCATCACCAACCCCGGGAACCCGCAGCGCCGCGACGTCCAGCTGGTCCGCGCCAACGGGCACATGGTGATGCAGTTCGACTCGAACGAGAACCCCGGGGTGTGGCCATTCCACTGCCACATCGCCTGGcacgcctcggccggcctGTTCTCCCAGTTGCTGGTCCAGCCCGACAAGGTCAGGCAGCTCCAGATCCCGCAGAAGGTCGCGGACACCTGCAGGGACTGGCAGCTGTGGACCCAGGGCAACGTCCCGGACGTGATTGACAGTGGCGAGTAA